The sequence TTATGTCGCGCGGGATATTGTCTCGCTGCTGCGCTATCAGGGCTTCGGCGGCACCCAGGCCGACAAGGACGCCGCGTCGAGCTGGCTCGGCCGCCGCGCGCTGGTCCCGGCACAGGATCGCGTGTTCGTCTCGCCGGGCGCGCATCCCGCGCTGGTGGGCATCGTGTCGATCCTCGCCAAGCCGGGTGAAACAATTCTCAGCGAGGCGATCACCTATCCCGGCATCCGGTCGATCGCCGCGCAACTCGGCGTCGATCTTGTCGGTTTGCCGATGGACGATGACGGCATCGAGCCGCAGGCTCTAAGCGACGCCTGCACCAAGCTGAAGCCCAAGGCGATCTATCTCAATCCGACGCTGCAGAATCCCACCACGTTGACCATACCAGATCAACGGCGACGCGAAATTGTCGCGATTGCCCGACGTTATCATATTCCGATCATCGAGGACGATGCCTACGGCTTCATTCATGAGCACGGCCACGGTCATTCACCTTTCGCCGCTATCGCGCCGGATCTGACCTGGCATGTGGCCGGTCTCGCCAAGTGCATCGGTGCGGGGTTGCGTGCAGCCTACGTCGTAGTGCCGGACAGCCGTTCGGCGTGGCCATTTACCTCCGCGCTGCGGGCCGCAACGGTGATGGCGTCGCCGTTCACGGTAGCGCTTGTGACGCGCTGGATCGAGGATGGCACTGCCGACACGATGCTGCGCTTCATTCGTGCCGAGACCACGGCACGGCAGAAACTCGTCGCCGAAATCATGCCGAAGGGTTCCTATCGTGCGGATCCGCTCAGCTTCAATATGTGGGTTCCGTTGCCTAACCCATGGACCCGGTCCGGCTTCGTCGAGCATATGCGCTCCACGGGGATCGGCGTCGTCGCCAGCGACGCATTCGTGGCAAGCGGCACCGCCCCGGAGGCGGTTAGGATCTGTATCGGCGGTCCGGTAAACCGCGCGCAGGTGAAGAGCGGGCTGGAATACACCGCGCATGCATTGACGGAATCACCCGCGCTGGCGTCCCGGTTTTTGTGAACAAAAACGTTTGATCGTTCGGGGCGTCAGACGGCTGGTTTACGCCATGCGGCTTGGCAAAAGCGCTCCGGTGCGTTCCAGCACCGGATACGCGGCAGCGGCCACGATGTGCGAGTTAATCAGCTTCATATCGCGCAAGAGATCGAGGTGGATCGAGCTGGCCTGCGCGGTCTGAAGGTCGCTGTTGCGGAGCCTGTCGAAATGCGACGCGATTGCTTTTGATTCCGCATCCCTGAATACGGCTTTTTCATCCACCAGCAAGCGCGCGGTTCGCGGATCTTCAGTGACGAACAGTGATGCCGCTGTCTTGAGATTGGCGGCGAGGCGCCGGATCATCGTGCTGATATCGTTCTGATCGTCGTCGGAAAACACCAGACCGCGCTTCAGCCTTTTCGATGCGTGCGGGAGGAAATTCCGGTCGATGACATCGCCCGCCTGCTCGATGTTCATCGTGAAGGTCAGGATTTCATTCAGGCGGCGTTGATCGATCTCATTCAGTTCGTCAGGATCGAGCGATGTGAGATACGACTTGATGGCGATGTTCAGTTTATCGAGCACATCTTCGCGCCGCCGGGTTTCCACCAGCAATCGCCGGTCCCCCTTTGTGAGTCCTGCATTGACCCCCAGCAGCATGTCTTCCAGCACATCGGCCAGACGGAGTGCCTCGCGGGAGGCGGCGCCGAGCGCGACGATCGGCGTCTCCTTGGCCGCCGGATCGAGATAGAGAGGCCGCGCCGGATCGGCCGGATCGGCGCGATCCGGCAGCAGGCGGCGCAGCAGCGACGCATAGGGCGTTAGTAGCGGCAGCGATACCAGCGCGACCGCAAGATTGAACAGTGTGTGGAAATCGGCGACCGCGCGTGCAGGACTGGGCTCAATCTCCATGATGAAGCGGCTGATCGGCCCGAGAAGGCCGATCGTCACGGCGACGCCGGTAAGGCGTCCGATCAGATTGCCGAGGGCAGGGCGCTTGGCGGCGGGGTCGTTACCTGCAGGGCCTTCGATAAGGGGATTGATGGCGGTGCCGAGATTGGCGCCGAGGACCAGCGCAAAAGCTGCATCGGCAGGAACGACGCCCTTCGTCGCCAGCGACATGATCAGCAGGACGACGGCGACGCTCGAATGCGCCGCCCACGTCAGCACGGCGGCGAGGACGACGTCCAGTACCCAGGAAGAGGAGATCAAACCGAGCAGCGCGGTCAGGGTGGGAGAATTCTCATATCCCGTCATCAAATCGAGCAGGTGGCGCAACGCCAGCAGCATCAGTCCGAGGCCAATGAAGACGCGACCGAGATCGTGTGCCTGCGTCCGTGAATCCCTGCGGAACATCAGCATACCGATCAGCACGAGGGCAGGCGCAACGAGGGTGACGTCGAACGAAAGAATCTGCACGATCAGGGTCGTGCCGACATTGGCGCCGAGCATGACGGCGAGTGCGGGAACCAGCCCCATCAGACCGCCCGCCGCGAAGCCGGCGGTCATCAGTCCGGTGGCGGTGCTGCTCTGGAGCACAGCGGTAACGCCCACGCCTGCCAGGAAGGCCCGGAAACGATTGCGCAAGGCGCTACCCAGAATCGTGCGAAGCTTCGAGCCAAAGGCGCGCTGAATTCCGGTTTGCACCATATGCGTGCCCCACAGCAGCAACGCGATGAAGCCGGCAAGATCGATCAGGTTGATGGTCAGGGTCATGATCGAATCCCCTTGTTGTTTTAATGCGCCAGCGCCGGGTCACGCGGCCTGTACGCGGCCATCATCTGCAACATGAATCTTTCCGGCGAACTGATCGGTGATCCGATGGAAACCCGCTGGAATCGGTTTCTCTGTAAAGAAATGTTGGCAATCGCTGATGTGGCCACCGCGCACTGTGGCGTTGCGACCGAATTTGCTGGCATCGGCGACGAGCAGTGCGGTTCGGCAATTGGCGACGATGGCCTGACGCGCCTGAACCTCGCCGGAATAAAAATCCAGCAGCGTGCCGTCTTCGTCGATGCCGCCGACGCCAAAGATTCCAATATCGGCTTTGAACTGGGAGAAGAAACGCACCGCGGCGTCACCGATGATGTCGCGGTCGAGCGGGCGCAGCGTTCCGCCCGCGAGGGTGATCTCTACATCGGGATTGTGCGCGAAAGCCGATGCCGCGTTCAGACTGTTGGTGATGATCCGAAGGTTCTGGCGTCCGGCCAGCGCCAGCGCAACATATTCAGGCGTCGTTCCGAGGCCGATCATGATCGAAGCCCCGTCGGGAACGAAATTGAAGACGGCCTGCGCGATGCGCCGCTTCGCCTCGAAGTTCAGACCTTGCCGGCTTTCATAAGCGAGGTTCTGGTTCGAGACCGGAAGACCGACGCCGCCGTGAATGCGGCGCAGCAAACCTTGGTCGCACAACTGGTTCACGATGCGGCGGGCAGTTTGCTGAGTGACGTTGAAGTGCACGGCAAGATGCTCGATCGACGCGAAGCCTTTGTCGCGCACGATGTCCAGAATCTGGGCCTGTCGTTTGTTTGTCATCTTGAGCATGTATCTGATGGGAATATTATCATTCGAACATAATAGGTGCAATTTCTTATTTCGTTCGATCAAGATTTATGTTCGAATGAACGCGGGGAGGAGTTTTGATGTTGCCGGGGACGCGAGCAAAGCGTTCTTTCGACGTGCGTGCCGTGTGGCGATCTCCGGCAAGCGGAGCGACCCGGCGCACGTCGCCGTGCATGCCGTACGCCTCTCGCGCACACCAATTCAGTCGGGCCGGGTAAGTTTATGTCAGCGATTACGCTCGATCATGTCTCCAAGAACTGGGGCCCCATGCGGGCCGTCGACGCGGTCAGCCTCACGGCGGACGAAGGTTCGCTGCTGGTTCTGCTGGGGCCGTCGGGTTGCGGCAAGTCGACGACGCTGCGGCTGATTGCGGGCCTCGAGCAACCGGACGGCGGCACGATCACAATCGGCGGCGCCGACGTGACTCATCTGTCGCCGGCCCAGCGCAAGATCTCCATGGTGTTCCAGTCCTACGCGCTGTTTCCGCATCTAAGCGTCGCGGAGAACATCGTGTTCGGCCTGCGCGTGCGGGGTGTCTCCCGCGCTGAACGCGCCGAGCGGCTCAAGCGCGTAGCGGACATTGTCGGTCTCGGACGCTTGCTCGAGCGCAAGCCGTCGCAGTTATCCGGCGGCCAGCGCCAGCGCGTGGCGCTCGGGCGCGCCATCATCGCCGAGGCGCGGGTCTGCCTGATGGACGAGCCGCTTTCGAATCTTGATGCAAAGCTTCGTCATGAGATGCGCACGGAAATCCGTTCGCTGCAGCAGCGCCTCGGCATGACGATGGTCTATGTCACGCATGACCAGACCGAAGCGATGACGATGGCGGACCGCGTCGTGCTGATGCGCGACGGCCGCATCGAACAGAACGGCACGCCGGAAGAACTTTACAACAGGCCTGCGACAGCTTTCACGGCGCGATTTATCGGAACGCCCCCGATGAATCTGATTGCCTGTGGTGACCGGCTCCTCGGTATTCGCCCGGAGCATATTCGCATTGTGTCGCATGACGGTCATCCGGCGCGCGTAAAGGCGGTCGAGCATCTCGGGGCGGACAGCATCATTCTTTGCGACATCGACGGACAGCCTGTTTCGGTGCGGCAGGATGGTTTCAGCAAATCGCAGCCGGGCGATGACATTCGGCTCGCGTGGGATGCTGGTTTTGAACACCAGTTCGACAAGACGTCGGAACGGCGGATCGAAGCCGCTTCCGGCGAGGTGAAACGTATTGCGGCTGTCTGAGACTCGGAACGGGATCGAGCAGCCTGATGAAAACCAGGGGAGGATGATATGAGATTCTTTGGACGAACGATGTTGGCGGCGGCTGCACTTGCGGCGCTATCCCTCAATGCGCGGCCCGCGGCCGCGGTCGATCTGACCATGTATTATCCGGTCGCGGTCGGCGGCCCGGTGACCAAGATCATCGACGACATGGTGGCGCGTTTCGAAAAAGAGAACGCGGATATCAAGGTGACGGCGGTCTATGCCGGTAACTATACCGATACGATGACCAAGGCGATGACGGCGATGAAGGGCGGCCAGCCGCCGCAATTATCGGTGCTGCTGTCGACTGACGTCTTCACGCTGATGGACGAGAACGCCATCGTGCCGATGGACGGGCTTGTTGCGGACAAGGCGTGGTTCAAGGAATTCTACCCGGCGTTCATGGCGAACGGCCAGATCGACGGCAAGACCTGGAGCATCCCCTTCCAGCGTTCGACTATCGTGCTGTACTGGAACAAGGACGCCTTCAAGGAAGCCGGCCTCGATCCGGAAAAGGCGCCTGCGACCTGGGACGAAATGGTCGAGATGGGCAAGAAGCTCGTCAAGAAGGACGCGTCGGGCAATACCACACGCTGGGGCGTTGAAATCCCCACCACCGGCTACGGCTACTGGATGCTTCAGGCGCTCGCCATCGAGAACGGTCAGAAGCTGATGAACGAGGCGGGCAACGAGGTCTATCTGACCGCGCCGAAAACTATTGGTGCGCTGGACTACTGGACCGACCTGTCGCGCAAGCACGCGGTGATGCCGACCGGCAGCATCGACTGGGCGACGCTGCGTACCGACTTCCTCGAAGGCAAGACTGCGATGATGTGGCACACCACAGGCAATCTTACTGCGGTGAAGGACGGTGCAAAGTTCAATTTCGGCGTCGCCATGCTGCCCGCCAAGGAACGGCGCGGTTCGCCGACCGGCGGTGGCAGCTTCTATGTCTTCAAGAACGCGTCACCGGAACAGCAGAAGGCCGCGGTGAAGCTCATTCAGTGGATGACCGCCCCCGAGCGGGCCGCCGAGTGGAGCATCAAGACCGGTTACGTTGCCGTCTCACCGGCGGCTTACAAGACGCCGACCATGGAAGCCTATACGAAGGGCTTCCCGGCCGCGACCGTTGCGCGCGACCAGCTCGAGCATGCGGTGCCGGAATTGTCCGTTCACGAAAACGGTCGCATCTACAAGTTCGTCAATGACGCCGTGCAGGCGGCCGTCACCGGCACGCAGAAGCCGTCGGAGGCGCTCGCGGCTGCGCAGCAGCAGGCCGACCGCGTGCTGCGCGCTTACAAGTAAAGAAAATGCCGGGTGGCGGTTCGCCGCCGCCCGGCCGCTTTCATGATGACCGATCAAGCAGTCACAGCACCAGTTGCCCCGCGAAGACCGAGGTCGCACGCATGGTGGAATGCTGTGAATGCGTGGCTGCTGCTGTTGCCGGCCTTCGTTTTGCTGATTGCATTCACGCACTATCCCATTCTTGCGACGATCCGGCATTCATTCTTTCTGACGCGGCGGAACGGCACGGAAGTTTTCGTCGGCTCCGAAAGCTACCAGTCGATGGCCGCCGATCCGATCTTCTGGAAGGCGCTGGTCAATAATTTCTGGTTCGCGCTCGGTACCATCCCGACATCGATCACGCTGGCGTTGTTGATGGCGATCTGGGTCAACCGCAACATGCGTGGCCGTGGCTTTCTGCGCCTCGCGTTCTTCACGCCGACCGTGCTGCCGATGATCGCGGTGGCCAATATCTGGCTGTTCTTCTACACGCCGGATTATGGATTGCTCGACCAGTTGCGCGGCGCATTCGGTCTCGCAGGCTGGAACTGGCTTGGCGATCCAAGCACGGTGATGGGCTGCCTGATCGTCATGGTGATCTGGAAGGAAGCCGGATTCTTCATGATCTTCTACCTCGCGGCGCTTCAGCAGTTGTCGCCGGATCTGGAAGAGGCAGCAGCTGTCGAAGGCGCCAGCCGTTGGTACACGTTCCGGCGCATTACGTTTCCACTGCTGATGCCGACCACGCTGTTCGTTGCGATCAACGCCGTCATCAATTCCTTCAAGCTGGTGGACCATCTGGTCATCATGACCAAGGGCGGCCCAAACAACGCCAGCACGCTGCTGCTCTACTATATCTATGAAGTCGCCTTCACGTTCCAGGATTCCGCCTATGCGGCGACGCTGACGGTGGTGCTTCTGATCCTTCTCAGCACGGTGGCGCTGATCAAGTTCGGCTACCTCGACCGCAGGATCCACTACCAATGAACGGCCGCACGCACCCGATCGAGGCGATCGCCGCGTGGCTGCTGGCGCTGTTGTGGCTGGCGCCGCTGGTTTACGCGTTCTGGAGCGCGCTGCATCCCGCAGCCTACGCGACGTCGTTTAGTCTGTCCGCGCCATGGACGCTGGAGAACTTTGCGCGCGCGTGGCAACAGGCGCCTTTCGGCCGCTACTATCTCAACACCATTGTATTGGTCGTGATCATCCTGATCGGCCAGCTCGTGCTCTCGACACTGGCTGCCTACGCGTTCGCGCGTTTTACGTTCAGGGGAAGCGGCATTGCATTCGCGCTTGTACTGCTGCAGTTGATGATCATGCCGGACGTGCTGATCGTCGAGAACTACCGCATGATCGGCAAGCTCGGGCTGCTCGATACGATCCCGGCGATTGCGTTGCCGTATCTCGCTAGTGCGTTCGGAATTTTCCTGCTGCGGCAGACCTTCAAGAGCGTGCCGCAAGAGCTGGTTGAAGCTGCTCGTGTCGAAGGGGCGGGACCGCTGCAAATCCTCTGGAAGGTTTATGTGCCGCTGGCGCGGCCAACCTATGTGGCCTTCGGCCTCGTCTCGGTCAGCTATCATTGGAACAACTTCCTTTGGCCACTGATCGTCACCAACTCGGTCGAGAGCCGGCCGTTGACGGTGGGACTCGCAGTATTCGGTGCGCCGGAAACCGGAGTCGACTGGTCGATCATTACGGCAGCGACGGTGATGACGATGGCCCCGCTGCTGATCGCGTTTCTGCTGTTCCAGCGGCAGTTCGTGCAGTCCTTCATGCGTGCGGGCATCCGCTGATGCGGCTACTGACCTGGAACATCCAGTGCGGCAGGGGCTGCGACGGGGTAACCGATCTCGCACGCATTGTGTCCGTCGCCAGAGAGTTCGCCGACGCGGACGTTTACTGCTTTCAGGAAGTGTCGGATAATTTCTCCAATCTTGATGGCGGCAAGGATCAGAGCGCAGAACTGGCGTCATTGTTGTCGGGATACCGAGCGGTATTTCGTCCAGCCATCGAAACAATTGACGGTGACGGCCGGTCGCATCGGTTCGGCAATATGACGCTGTCGCGTCTGCCGGTGGTGCAGATCGCCAACCACCTGCTGCCGTGGCCGGGGAGCGTCCGCAGCATGCGGCGTCACGCGCTGGATGTTACCATTCTGGCAGCATTCGGACCGGTGCGCATCGTCAATACCCATCTCGAATATCATTCAGCGAGCCAGCGTGAAGCCCAGATCACTCGGCTGCTCGATCTGCAGGAAGAAGCATCCACGAGTCCCAGGACAGGCGGCCTTCACGTTGAACCATACGCCGCTCAAACGCTTGCCGCGTCGAGCCTGTTGTGCGGCGATTTCAATTTCGACGTATCGGACCCGCAGTATAATCTCATTCACGAGTCGACGCGGCCGGGACTGTGTTATCGCGATGCGTGGCGGGTATGTCATCCGGGTCAACCTCATGCCTTCACCTGCGGGCTCTACGATCACGCACAATGGTCGAACGGTCCCGACTGCCGCGATTTCATTTTTGCGACCGAAGATTTGAGCAACCGGGTTCGCCATATCGAGGTCGATGGCAACACCGCGGCCTCGGATCATCAGCCGATCTTTATCGAGCTTGCCGGCTGAAAATCCCGGATATCCGCCGGTTTAGGGTGGTTGCCGCGGGCATATTTTGTCCGATGGCTACCTAAAGATGCCTCCCAACAGGCGCGCCGCCGGTCTAGACTGGGCCGACTTGTATCGGAGTGGGTCGTTGACATGGCGATTTCAGATGGCGACCGGCACGACGCTTACCTGCGTCGGATTCAGCCGCCGGTTTTTCACATTGATGACGCTGTAGCGATGCTGCGTCGCCGGGCAGCTTTTATCGCGGGGGTAACGCTTGCCTGCGCCGCGATGAGCCTTGTCTACGTCTTGCTCGCGTCTCCCAGGTATCTTGCATCAGGCCGGATCGAAACCTCCGGTGCGCAGGTTGCGGGCGGTGTGGAAAGCCAGACTGGTGTCATGAAGTCTGCCGCGATTTTTGACAAGGTTATCGCACGTGAGAAGCTCGCGACCGATCCGCTGTTCGGCGCGAGATCGCGGGGAATCCTTTCCGGATCGCTGGCCGCGATCGGTCTCGTGCCTGCCGCTGACCCGCACGCATTGGCGTTACGTCAGCTTGATCGCTCGGTCAGCGTCACGCACGATCCCGGCTCGTCCGTGGTGAATGTCAATGTTATGACGCCGGATCGCGAAACATCGGCGCGGGTCGCGAATGCGGTCATGGAGGCCTATATAGAAGACGCGTCGCGCCCGCAGACAAACGCTGCGCCCAGCGCTCGCGTACCACTCGATGCGCTGGAAACGCTTCAATCTCGCCTCCGCAGTGCCGAACAGCGCTATCAGTCCTATCGCCAGGACAACGGAATGGCCGGCCTCACCGGCCGGCCGATGCTGGAAAAGCAAGCGAGCGAGTTGTCCAGCCAGATCGCCACGGCCGAAGCTCGTGTCAACAGCTTGCGTTCGGCATTGACCCAGCTCCAGCGTGCGAGGAACGACAGGGATGTCGATGCGATTCCCGCAGGGATGCGGAGCAGAACCGTGGACGCTCTCAGGAATCGTTACGCAACGGCGCGGCGCATCGAAGCCGATCTGGCGGAGACGCTCGGACCACGGCACCCCGATCTGAAATTCGCCCGATCGCAGACGGCGGAAGCAAGGCGGCTGCTGGACCAGGTCGTCGGCGAGATGGTTCAATCCACCGCTGGCGAAATGGAACGCGCCCGTTCCGCCGCGACCAAACTCAAGATCCGTCTTGAGGCTTCGACGAAAGATCTGAGCAATTCGACCGACGCATCCGCGCGTCTCGCGGAACTGGAACGCGATCTCGAGGCGAGCCGCGCGGCTTATCAGGCCTTCCTGCTGCGATCTCGCGACGCCGGGGAACGGCAGCAATCGAACGATACGCTTCCCCGGATACTAAGCCGCGCTCTGCCACCGCAGGAGCGAAGCGGCGCATCTTCTGTTCGCGTTCTGCTGATGAGTACCTTGCTTGGACTGGGTCTCGCTCTCAGTCTTGCCTGGCTGCTTGAACTGATGGGCGAGCGAAAGGGCAATGCCGCGCTTCGATAAGCGAAGATGAAGGGCCAGCCGGACGATTCATATCCGGCGCATCAATCTACAACCCCCACCTGCACAATACTTTCGTGAGGCGGCCGGTCATCGTCCCTTGAAGTTGCCGGCGCGGCGTTCTTCCGTCGACTTCACGCCTTCCTTGAAATCCTCGGTGTCCCGCAGCCAGGTCTGTTCCGCGAGTTCGTGGTCAGTCTGCGCCTTGACGCGCTCGGCGAGGCCCGCGCGCATGGTCGCACGCGTCGACATCAGCCCCAGTGGGGAATTCTCGGCAATCTCGCCCGCGAGTTTGAACGCCTCGGCGCGGACCTGATCCTGCGGCACGAGCACGTTGGCGAGCCCCATCTTGAAAGCTTCCTCGCCGGTCACCCTGCGGCTGGTATAGAACATCAGCGCGGCGTTGTTCTTCCCGATCACTTCCGGCAGGGTCACGGTGAGACCGAAACCGGGATGGAATCCAAGCCGCGTGAAATTCGCGGCGAAGCGCGTCTCGGGACAGGCGACGCGAAAATCCGCCGATACTGCAAGACCGAGGCCGCCGCCAATGGCTGCGCCCTGCACGGCGGCGACAATCGGCTTCTTGTTGCTGAAGATACGAACCGCCTCGCGATAAAGATCGCCGGTGGTGCCGTCGCCGGACGCAGCGTCTCCATCGAACCCTGCCGGCCGGTTGAAGTTCGCGCCGGCGCAGAATGCCTTGCCTTGCGAGGCAAGAACGACCGCGCGGGCGTCCATGTCGTTGTCGATCTCGCCCAGCGCATCTGCGATCTGCCGGATCAGCGACAGGTCGAAGAAATTCAGCGGCGGCCGGCGAATCTCGATCAGCGTGACGTGTCCGTGCTTTTCGACGCCGATGTCGGTGAAGCCGCTCATGAATGTTCCTCGCTCGATGGGGTTATTTTTAGCGCAATCCCAGACCGCGCGCGATGATGCCACGCAACACTTCCGTGGTGCCGCCCTGGATCGTCAGCTTTGGCGCAATCTTGATGGCGAAGGCAAGCTGCTCTTCCAGCGTGTGATGATTGGATGCATCGGTATCGATAAAGGCGGCGAGATCGCGCACGCGATGCGGAAGCTGCTGCTCCCAGATAGTGCCGACATCCTTGACGATGGCGGCTTCCACCACAGGCTCCTTGCCTGCGTGCAACATGCCCGCGACCGATACCGACATGCGGCGCATGGCGTGAAGCTGGGCCACCAGCCGGCCGATGCCTTCCGCGCCGCGCACATCGGGGTTCGGTCCCAGCGCGCGCACGAGTTCGGTCAGCACATAGTAGGTTTCAAGAAAACGTTCCGGTCCGCTGCGCTCATAGGCCAGTTCGCTGGTGGCCTGTTTCCATGCCCCGTCGATTTCGCCGAGGGCATGATCGTCCGGAAGGAAGACGTCCTCGAACACGACTTCGTTGAATTCTTTCAGCCCGCTGATCTGCGCGATCGGATTGACGGTGATGCCCGGCGTCTTCATGTCCACCAGAAATTGCGTCAGGCCGTGGCGGCGGTTCTCTTTGGTCGGCTGCGAAGTGCGGAAGATCGCAAGCATGTAATCCGCGATATGCGCCGAGGTGGTCCAGATCTTGGTGCCGTTGATCAGCCAGCCGCCGTCGGTCTTGGTCGCCTTGGTCTTGGCGGCGAACAGATCGGAGCCGGAATTCGGTTCGCTCAT is a genomic window of Bradyrhizobium sp. G127 containing:
- a CDS encoding enoyl-CoA hydratase/isomerase family protein, whose amino-acid sequence is MSGFTDIGVEKHGHVTLIEIRRPPLNFFDLSLIRQIADALGEIDNDMDARAVVLASQGKAFCAGANFNRPAGFDGDAASGDGTTGDLYREAVRIFSNKKPIVAAVQGAAIGGGLGLAVSADFRVACPETRFAANFTRLGFHPGFGLTVTLPEVIGKNNAALMFYTSRRVTGEEAFKMGLANVLVPQDQVRAEAFKLAGEIAENSPLGLMSTRATMRAGLAERVKAQTDHELAEQTWLRDTEDFKEGVKSTEERRAGNFKGR
- a CDS encoding acyl-CoA dehydrogenase family protein codes for the protein MTAALRFDQIRLPEKCETLRREVRAFLAEEIAAGTFNPHEPQREDSDIPEFSHRVGQRGWIGMTWPKKYGGHERTFLERYVVTEEMRVANAPTRRFFVADRQSGPVLLRYANERIKMDILPRICRGEVCFAIGMSEPNSGSDLFAAKTKATKTDGGWLINGTKIWTTSAHIADYMLAIFRTSQPTKENRRHGLTQFLVDMKTPGITVNPIAQISGLKEFNEVVFEDVFLPDDHALGEIDGAWKQATSELAYERSGPERFLETYYVLTELVRALGPNPDVRGAEGIGRLVAQLHAMRRMSVSVAGMLHAGKEPVVEAAIVKDVGTIWEQQLPHRVRDLAAFIDTDASNHHTLEEQLAFAIKIAPKLTIQGGTTEVLRGIIARGLGLR